CCGAAAGGAGGCTGCTCTATCTTACACTTTGGATTCGGGCAGACCTCGATGAACGGGGCACCGCAACTCTCACATTTTATTTCGAGGAAGGTTTCCTTCCCGCATTTCTGGCATGTGATCCACAGCGGAAGACCGCAGTGGCTGCACAGTTTCCACCCCTTCTCAATAGGATTCCTGCATACAGGACACCTTATCGGCCCTGCCGGATCCGCCTTTCCACAAAACGGGCATATTCTGGCGTCAGGCGGTACTAGCTTATCACAATATACGCATGGATGTTTATATCCGGCCATTTCTTATCTACCTCGATCTTATCATGAAATCATGAACGCTAACGATGCATCCCTATCCGTTTTTCCATACCTTCGAATCGTCCGTGGTGCTCACGTTAAAGCTTAATAGCGCGGAGATGCCTTTTTTCCATTGCTCCGGCGACGTATGCACCACTCTCCCCACATACGCTTTCCTTAAAGTGCGTAGCTGAGGAAGCCTCTGGATAGAATAAAGATATTTTACGTATTTAGGTTCGTAAAGCTTTTCCTCGGGGAGGTAAACTGGCTCTCTCCGGAAATTGATGGCGGCCATGGAATCGTTAATGGTCCTGATCATGCTGTCCGCTGCCCGGTCCAGTTCCTCGAGGTCCTTTATTTCACTGTATATTTTCCTTTCCATGATCCTGAAAACATAGGTGGCCTTACCGTCACTCTTACCTTCATCCCCTTCCAGGGTATTTTCGGCCTCATCGGCCCCGGAGCCTGCCTCTATTTCCCCTTCGTCTTCGCCCTCTTTATCCTCAAGCAGAGCAGAGCCCATTATCACGGCGTTACCTGGCTTTTTTGCATCGGTGTCGTACACGGGAATGAGATACCAGATATACTCGCCGGTAACTTCGCCGAACAGTCCGCGCTTTATCCCGATAGAGATGTGGTCCTGCCTTGCCATGGACCTGAGAGTATCATATTCATCCTTTAATCCGGCCGAAGATATCTTTTTTTCCAGCGACTTCCATATCAGAGGAGATATGCTGTCCAGGTCACATTTCCGGGCAGACCTCCCGTCCTTCAGTAACCTCGAGGCCTTCCTTATCCCGGAAGAGTCGAGGCCCGGTACAAGTTCTTTTAGCCACGCCTGTGTCCTTTGAGATAGCTCGGCCATGGCTTTGGAAAGAGACGACTTAAAAGGATCGAACTGGTGGCCCATCGCTGACAGCCGCACCTTATTCCCGTCCTCTGTGCCTATGACTATCGCGTAGCTCTCTTCCTTCGTCTCGCTGATGTGGCTATAAGGCATTCTGAATGGCTCGCCGATCTCTGGCAATATGACGAGTGCCGTTTCGAAAAACCTCGGCTCGCATATCCCTGAGCTTATCTCATTGCCCGCCCCGTCTACAAGGACGTGCTCTGCCTCAAAACCCTTTTCCCTTACCTTTTCATGCATGAGCATGTCCTTTAGCAGGACCTCGTTCCTCAGCCTGCATAAAGCCTTAGTGAAATCCTCGTATGCGTAACCGAGATCGTAAAGGGATAATAGCTCATCGGCCCCAAGGCTCAATGACAGCCGGTAATCTTTCGCAGATAGCCGGGTGATCTCCCTTGGCGAGAAAAGTATGGGTTCCCCGAGATGAGGAAGGATCGTGACTGTATCTTCTTCCAGCGCAGCGGTAGCCTCGCCGTTTGCCATCGTATTGCCCTTCCCGTCTGATAGCTCATAGCTGATAGGGCATTCCATTATCCTTTTCTTAGTTTCGGGCTCCACAAACGGTTATTAAGCAACATAGTATTTAATTTTAATTATTTGAACGAATCATAAAAATAGGATGGTCATTTCGCCTATGTTAGGCATTGTCCATAATTTTCTGAACGATTATCGGACAATAATATTGGCATTTTATCATCCTGGACCGGATTGATCTAGCGTACGTGATAGATGTAATACTCCGGCCTTAAAAGCCCGTGATCAGCGTAGGATAATGGCAAAATTAAAACCCCAATGATACTATACGATCAGTATAATTTATCGCAGCACATATAAGATGATTACATATATTTTTAATAAATAACCAACAATATTAAAAAATTACACAATATTGTAATAAATATGGTTTTTTATCAAAATATTGAATATAAAGTGTGTATGGAATATTGCGATTTTTTATTTTAATGATAATTTTTAGTTTTTTTAGCGAAGAGCTTGCTCGATATTGCTAAAATGAGGATTTTTTGCCAGGTTGTAAAAACTATGTAAGTTTTGCACTGCATCTCTGAAAGTATCCATATTTTATTATGATATGATAAATTACAATACGAATAATTAAAAATAAATTAATAAAAATAGTTTATAATAGTTTATTTCATATTATAATAATAAAAATTTATTAAATAATATACTTTATTTCATAAAAATATAATATTCTCATTTAACAAAAATTTATGTTATGATCGTGAAATTTAATAAGATAGCTTCTGTTAGCCGTCACGAATGGAAGGCCGATTTTCACGGGCAATTTTCAAAAGAATAATAGTACGCGTTCAGGAGATGCTCGGGGTTTCCCGACAGGTAAACAATGTCATCAATGGCAGCTTCGTCTATCCCGCCTCCGGAAACTTTCGCAATGTACGACTCTATATCGTCCTCTTTTCCCCTTCTTCTGAGCATAGCTGCACAGGCAATACCAAAGTCCCGGCCTGACCCGTCGATCTTTACGGCTGCTGCATACTCAAGCTCCGCATCATCGAATCTCCCGAGCCTTTCAAGTATGATGCCATAGCGATATCTTGCCGTCGGGCTCTCCGGCTCAGATCTGGCAAAGTCCCTGAGACGGGACTCGACGTCGTCATAAACCCCCAGGTTCTCCAGCATCATGCCATAATTATACGCGGCGGCCATGTCCATCGGATCTAATAATACCGCTTCCAGAAGCTCATTCAAGGCGTCCTCATAGCATCCGAGACGCCATAATAGCAGTCCGAGGTCGTAATGGGCCTTTTGGTTATCAGGATATGCCGCTATAGAGGCAAGATAAGCCTTTTCGGCCTCATGAGGCATTCCGGAGATCTCAAGGGTCACAGCATACTGGTATAAAAGCTCCGAACTGTTAGGCTCAAGGCATAAAGATCTGTAAAGCTCCGATGCCGCCTCAGGTAATTTACCGGCTTCCCTGAGCGCGATGGAATAATTAAGCCTGGCCTGGACGTTGCACGGGTCAATGTTCACGGCGGCGGAAAGCTCCTCCAGCGCCGCATCGATCCTGCCCATTGATAAAAGAAGAGTGCCATACCTGACCCTGACTTTTGTATTGCACGGGTCCATGCTTATGGCGTTAACGTATGATTCTTCCGCGCGCTCCGGGTGGCCGAATTCCCTCAACACCTCGGCCTTAAGAATGTGATACATAGCCTCGTTGTCTTTAATGTTTGGCCCGGTCTCCTCATCCACGCCTTTTCTACCCCCTTAAAAAATTTTAGCTGTAGGTACTTAGCAGATATGCGGGTTTTATCTAGAAAAAAAGCAAAATAACAACGTTTTATTAACATATACAGTATTATTTGGCATCAATAATGACCATACCGTGGCGGTAAGAGCGTGTGCGATTGTATTTATAAGTAAACGGTAAAGGAAGATGCTGTTTTTGTAAAGCCGAAAGAGGTCTCATGGCATTCATATTCTTAGTGATATATCCAGGGCTTTTTCGGCGGGATACAGAATACAGGATGATGTAGCCCTGTTTTTATTTAAGGTGATAAAGACAGGATTTTATACTGCACCGACCATAAACTATATTTAAATGAACATCTTTACAAGAGATGCTTTTGCCGGGATGGGGTAGTTGGCCATCCTACGGGACTGTGGATCCCATGAGCCGGGTTCGAATCCCGGTCCCGGCCCTCATTATTATAGTGTTCGTCAAGTATTTATGGAAAAACCCGTTTTTATAATATCTTAACAGGTGTCAGATGACAATAGAGGAAGAGATAAGGACAATCCAGGAAGAGATAGATAAAACCCAGAAAAACAAAGCTACAATGCACCACCTGGGAAGGCTTAAAGCCAAGATGGCGCGCCTTAAGGATGAGCTTATCAAAAAGGCAATGTCCAAAGGCGGCGGCGATGGAGGCTACAGCGTCAAGAAGAGCGGAGACGCCACAGTCACGCTCGTAGGTTTCCCTTCAGTCGGAAAGTCCACGCTCATCAATAAGCTCACGGATGCAAAATCAGAGATAGGAGCCTATGAGTTCACCACCCTTGATGTCATCCCCGGCGTCATGGAGTATAAAGACGCCAAGATACAGATACTTGACCTGCCCGGACTGGTAAAAGGCGCGGCATCAGGCAAGGGCAGAGGCCGTGAGGTCATATCCGTCATAAGAAGCTGTGACCTTATCCTGATGATCATAGACGTTTTTAACTATCAGCATATCCAGGTCCTTGAGAAAGAGCTTTATGATGCCGGCATTCGCATTAACCAGACCCCTCCGGACGTCACCATAACGAAGCAGATCAAGGGCGGCATTACTATCACTTCGACAGTGGAGCTTAGCATAGACGAAGAGACCATAAAGACCGTCATGGGCGAGTATAAGATGCATAATGCCCTGATCAACATAAGGGAAGACGTCAACATCGACCAGATGATAGATGTCATACGCGGTAACAGGGTCTATATACCGTCTATAATGGTCATTAATAAGATCGACCTTGTGGATAAAGAGCAGATCAAGATGTTCCCGAAGGACTCCATAAAGATATCGGCCGACAGGGAATTGAATCTTGAAACCCTGAGGGATGTGGTATACGACCAGCTCGGTTTTATTAACGTATACCTTAAGCCGCAGGGAGAGTCCGCAGATATGGAAGAGCCCCTTATCATGAGAAGAGGGTGCACTGTGGGCGACGTATGCGACCGCCTTCACAAGGACTTCAGGAGAAAGTTCAGGTATGCCAAGGTATGGGGCGAATCCGCAAAGCATGCAGGCCAGAGGGTCGGGATAGACCATTCGCTTGAGGACCAGGACGTCCTGACGATAATAATCCAAAAATGATACTGATAAACAGTTTTTTTACATTTTATTCGCAATATTCTGGATATCCTTCTAAGTTAGCGCATAAATTGCATGCAATTATACATCATTAGCAGTCAGATAATGCAAATATCAAAAAAACTTTGATCCTTAAAAATCAAAGAGCGTAAAACTCATTATATCTGCGATTTAATTTGTAATGATTTTTATATATAAAATTCTATTTTTAAACACTACAATTTATCTTTTATTAAAAAGATGGCATAGAACAGCTATTTCCGAAAAACCAGGGAGGGGGACCGTTGAAAAGGAACATAGGCACCGCGGACAGGATGATCAGATTGATCCTGGGACTCATTCTAGTAGCCATGGGCATCTATGTCTGGGGCTTGCCGGGAATGCTTTTGATCCTGGCAGGCCTTTTCAGCGTATACGAATCTATCGCAGGCTGGTGCGTGCTATATGCGCTTCTCGGGAAAAACACCTGCCCGGTGGAAAAAATATAAACGGAAAAAACTGTCTAACGGACGGAGGCCGGGCATCTTGCCACGTGACACCTAAAAACATCCTCACGGAGGATTTATGGTGCACATGACCTCCGCCCGTTATAGACGATTTACCTACAAATAAATAAATTTAATTAAAAAATAATATTAAATTATAGCTTTTTTGTAAAAATAACTTAAAATTAATGATATTATCACTTTTAGAGAGATAAAAGTGATACATCAGGCTTATACTCGATAAGCCCGATGGCAATGAAAAGGTTATGCCTTTTCCTTTAGTATCGATACTATCTTTTCCGCGATCGCGCGCACTGAAGTCACAATAAGGGACCTTCCGTCTGCCGGCAGTTCGTCAACTCCGCTGTTCTGCGGGTCGACAGGCACCTGGCCTATTAAGTCCACTCCATAGTGTTTTGAAAGCTGGCCGACCTTATTTTCGCCGAACAGCCTTATCTGCTTATCGCAGTCAGGGCACTGCAGGTACGACATGTTCTCCACGAGGCCAAGTATGGGCACTTCGAGGTTCCTGGCCATGTTTATTATCTTGCTGACATCCAGCACCGACAGGTTTGAAGAAGTGCTGACTATGACTATGCCGTCGAGCGGTATCATCTGCATGACGCTTAATGGCTCGTCACCGGTGCCGGGAGGCAGGTCGACGAGCAAGAAATCAAGGCTTCCCCAGTTAACGTCCGCGATGAACTGGTATACCATGGTCGTCCTCATGGGGCCTCTCCACAGCATCGGAGTGTCACTGGTAGAAAGCACCATCTCGGAAGAGACAGCCTTTACGCCGTTTCGCGACATCGCCGGTTCGATCCCGAGTTCCGAGCCTGTGAGCTTATGGCCCTCGACACCCAGCAGGTGAGGGATGTTAGGCCCGCTTACATCGGCGTCAAGCACGCCGACCCTGTATCCCATCATGGAGAAATTAAGCGCAAGGCTGGCCGTGATGGTGCTTTTTCCGACGCCGCCCTTTCCGCTAACGATGGCGATCTTATATTTAATACTTTCAAGCCTTTTCATGATGCGCTCGTCCCTTTCAGCCTTTTTTGCCGCTTTATCGGCGGACGATTGTGCTGACGGGCAGTTGTCGCATTTGCTTGATCCCTTCTTCTCGGAACAGGATTTACATGGGTCTTCCTGCTCTTTTAAATCTGATTTTTTATCCTCAACGTTAGCTGATGACATGATAATTCGACCTGATCTGAATTTGAATTTAATATTTCCTTGCTAGTGCTACTGACACGTGATCCGGGTGTCAATGACCTTTAAAACTTTTCCATTCATAGCCGATGGACGTCCCGGCTCGCCATAAGTGACAATTAATAGAAGGCTTTAATCTAAATAGTTTATTCTTTTAATGGCCAGCGATATTTTTGTACCTTTTTACGACACAATCCTCACAGCGTTTTTTGTTGCAATACCTCTTCCCGTGCTCGACTATCAGGCCATGGTACTGCCCATATACGTAAGGATCTTTTTCCATGCTGCCCTCAAAGGCATCCTGAAGAGCGTCGTAATCTCCTTCCATGCCGAGACACCCGAACATCCTTTTCGTATAAGCGTCTATCACGAACACTGGCTTCCGTGCAGCATACAGGAGTATACAATCCGCAGTCTCTTTTCCCACACCCCTCAGCTTTAGCATCTCCGCCCTTAACGGCCCTTCGGGAAGAGAGAATACATCTTTCATAGGATGATCGGAAAAATAGCCGGCAATCCCTTTAATATATCTCGCCTTCTGCCTGTAAAAACCTACAGGCCTTATGGCATCTTCGATACTGCCTGAAGAAGCCCGGGACATTGCTTCAGGGGACATAAGTCCCGCTCTCTTTAACCCTGCGATGGCCGCCTCCACGTTTTCCCACCGGGTGCGCTGGGTGAGAATGGCCCCTGTGATCATCTCAAAGTCACTGTCTGAAGGCCACCATCGTACCTCTCCGAACTCTTCGACGAGCAGCTCGTAGATCGTTTTTATCATACGAACTTTATGGAGAGGTTTTTCAACTTATTTCTTATCGCGAGATTGACAAGTAACGGAGTCAGTGCCTCTATCAGCCTTGATTCCTCGATGCCTCCGCCGTCCAGCGCCCTTACATCCCCGAGGTCTTCGACAAGTCCCATTACGACCTTTTTGGCGTCCTCATCGTCGGCGCACACGATAACGTCAAAGCCCAGCGGATCGTCAAGGTCCGAGAGCCTCGCGGCCGGCAGTGTATGGAAAGTCGAGACGAGCTTAATATCAGGGCTCAGCACCGAGCATATCTGCTTCGACGCGCTTCCGGTCTCCGGAGGAGTGTATGCGCACAGCTTCGTCTTTGACATGGGGACGATGGGAGAGATAAGGACCTGATTATCCAGCACATCGATGACGCTCTGTAGAGTCTGTATGGCATACTGGTATTTTACCGCGAGTATGACGGCTTCTGCGTCCTTAGCCGCATCCTGGTTCGACATGCCCAGTATCTCGTCTTTCAATCCCCTGGATACGAGACGCTCGTTATAGTTTTTCGCCGCCTCCCGGGATTTTTCCTCGTCCCTGGAGCCGATTATGACCTGATGCTTTTGTGCCAGGCGCAGCGCCAGCCCTTCGCCGATATCGCCCGTACCGCCTAAAATAGCTATTTTAATGATATCACCCCGAACACGGGCGAAAAATGGCCCGTAAACGTATAGTAGATTATCTGCTTTTTATAAAAGAATATCGAAATTTGATTGTGGTAAACAGGGGACGACCTGACCATTGTTTTTGGTTCTTCTGCAGTTATTGGGAATTATTCATTATACCTTTCGGATGGCAGGTAAACACAAAGAAAACATCATCCCGACAAAGCCGGTGAACCTCTTTTTTAAGAAAAGGTTTTAAATCATGTGCATAATGTTAAGTTCCGAAAAAATATATTCACAGATGTCATAAGAACTCGGGAAAAGTATCAGTACCGATAGAATTAATAATAAGATAAGTCGTTTATCCATCGGAGGATTAATAGTGGAGATCAATACCCCGACGAGGGAAGAGAGGATCGCGCATCATAAGAGAGGCATAAAGATGGTACTTTTGCCGGCTTTGATGGGATCGCTGGCAGGGATAATTTCCAGCCCGTATTTTCTAAGCCCCGGCAACGCGAATTTTTCATTCCTTATACTTGCATTAGCGATATACGTTCAAAAATTCATATTCCCCCAGATAGGCATAAAGTCCTCGGAATTCGGTTTTAAGGACTGGTTCTTCGTAGGATTCATGTCCCTGTCATACTGGTTCGTGATCTGGACCATCATACTGAATGGTCCCGCACCGGCGTTCGGACCGTTCTTCTGAACGCTATTTTTACATCTTTTGAACGTTTTTAACATGTAGTATTCACACTCTTTCAAGACATATGATAAAAGATACCGGGAGCATTCCCGGGGATGAAAATGAGAATAGCCATACTTGATAAAGAACGCTGCAAGCCAAGGAACTGCGGCACAGAATGCATAAAATATTGTCCCAAGGTAAGAAGCGGGGACGAGACCGTGGTGATGGGAGAGGATGGAAAGCCCGTCATATCGGAAGAGCTTTGCGTAGGATGCGGCATCTGCATTAAGAAATGCCCTGCCAAGGCCATTATGATCATTGGATTACCTGACAAGCTGGAAGGCCAGCTTACACATCGGTACGGGGATAACGGATTTGCGCTATACGGCCTCCCGATACCTTCTACGGGAAGGGTAAGCGGCATACTTGGTCCGAACGGTGTAGGTAAGAGTACCGCCGTTAAGATCTTATCGGGCCAGATGATGCCCAACCTGGGCAGCAAGACTACCACGTGGGACGACGTCTATAAGTTTTTCTCCGGGTCGGAGCTTCAGGACTACCTCAAGAGAGTGTCCGGCAAATCCATAAAGACATCTCAAAAACCCCAGTACGTAGACCTCATACCAAAAGCTTTCAAGGGGAAGGTCTCCCAGCTCCTGAAAAGGGCTGACGAGAGGGGCATGCTGGACAGCATGGCCGCAGATCTCGACCTTACGAACATACTGGACCGCGAGATATCGGACCTTTCCGGAGGAGAGCTGCAGCGTGTCGCTATAGCGGCATGCATCATGAGAGACGCCGGTTTCTATTTCTTTGACGAAGTGACGCCGTACCTTGACATCTTCCAGCGCATTAAGGTCGCCAAGATCATCAAGAAGATGGGCGAGGAAAAGAACGTCATGGTCGTCGAGCACGACCTTGCCATACTTGACCTGCTCGCAGACATGGTACATGTCGCCTACGGTGAGCCCGGAGGATACGGTGTGATCACGCACCCCAAGGGAGTGCGTGTCGGCATCAACGAGTACCTTAAGGGATACCTTCCGGAAGAGAATATCAGGATAAGGCCGCAGCCGATAGAGTTCGACGTCAAGGCCCCGAAGGAGCAAAAGGACGTCGAAAAGCTAATAGACTTCGGCTCGTTCTCTAAGACCTTTGAGAAATTCAGGCTTGACGTTAAAGGCGGCCAGCTAAGGAAGAGAGAAGTGGTGGGCATAGTGGGCCCCAACGGTATAGGAAAGAGCACGTTCGCTAAGCTCCTGGCCGGAGTGATGGATCCGGATGCCGGAAAACTCGACTTTAAAGTAAAAATATCCTATAAGCCACAGTATATCAAGACCGACATAGACATGAGCGTAAGGATGTTCCTGAGAAGCATCTCTCCAAAGTTCGATACCAGCTATGTAAGGACAGAGATATTGCTGCCGCTACAGATAGAGCGCCTTATGGACTGTAACGTTAACGACCTCTCAGGCGGAGAACTGCAGCGTGTCGCCATAGCGGCCTGTATCGGAAGGGAAGCCGATATTTACATCCTTGACGAGCCCTCCGCGCACCTGGACGTTGAGCAGAGGACGCTGGCCACGAAGGTCATAAAACGGTTCGCGGAGAACAACGATGTCACAGTAATGGTCATAGACCACGACATATACATGATAGACCTGCTCGCTGACAGGCTGCTCGTTTTCGACGGCGAGCCTGGTGTAAGCGGAGAAGTCCACGGCCCGTTCGAGATGAGAGAAGGAATGAACCGCTTCCTGTCAAGCCTTGATATCACGTTCAGGCGAGACGAAGAGACAAGGAGGCCGAGGGT
The nucleotide sequence above comes from Methanooceanicella nereidis. Encoded proteins:
- a CDS encoding tetratricopeptide repeat protein produces the protein MDEETGPNIKDNEAMYHILKAEVLREFGHPERAEESYVNAISMDPCNTKVRVRYGTLLLSMGRIDAALEELSAAVNIDPCNVQARLNYSIALREAGKLPEAASELYRSLCLEPNSSELLYQYAVTLEISGMPHEAEKAYLASIAAYPDNQKAHYDLGLLLWRLGCYEDALNELLEAVLLDPMDMAAAYNYGMMLENLGVYDDVESRLRDFARSEPESPTARYRYGIILERLGRFDDAELEYAAAVKIDGSGRDFGIACAAMLRRRGKEDDIESYIAKVSGGGIDEAAIDDIVYLSGNPEHLLNAYYYSFENCP
- a CDS encoding ribosome biogenesis/translation initiation ATPase RLI; its protein translation is MRIAILDKERCKPRNCGTECIKYCPKVRSGDETVVMGEDGKPVISEELCVGCGICIKKCPAKAIMIIGLPDKLEGQLTHRYGDNGFALYGLPIPSTGRVSGILGPNGVGKSTAVKILSGQMMPNLGSKTTTWDDVYKFFSGSELQDYLKRVSGKSIKTSQKPQYVDLIPKAFKGKVSQLLKRADERGMLDSMAADLDLTNILDREISDLSGGELQRVAIAACIMRDAGFYFFDEVTPYLDIFQRIKVAKIIKKMGEEKNVMVVEHDLAILDLLADMVHVAYGEPGGYGVITHPKGVRVGINEYLKGYLPEENIRIRPQPIEFDVKAPKEQKDVEKLIDFGSFSKTFEKFRLDVKGGQLRKREVVGIVGPNGIGKSTFAKLLAGVMDPDAGKLDFKVKISYKPQYIKTDIDMSVRMFLRSISPKFDTSYVRTEILLPLQIERLMDCNVNDLSGGELQRVAIAACIGREADIYILDEPSAHLDVEQRTLATKVIKRFAENNDVTVMVIDHDIYMIDLLADRLLVFDGEPGVSGEVHGPFEMREGMNRFLSSLDITFRRDEETRRPRVNKPESNLDREQKKIGEYYYLPQTE
- the npdG gene encoding NADPH-dependent F420 reductase, whose product is MIKIAILGGTGDIGEGLALRLAQKHQVIIGSRDEEKSREAAKNYNERLVSRGLKDEILGMSNQDAAKDAEAVILAVKYQYAIQTLQSVIDVLDNQVLISPIVPMSKTKLCAYTPPETGSASKQICSVLSPDIKLVSTFHTLPAARLSDLDDPLGFDVIVCADDEDAKKVVMGLVEDLGDVRALDGGGIEESRLIEALTPLLVNLAIRNKLKNLSIKFV
- a CDS encoding double zinc ribbon domain-containing protein, with the protein product MAGYKHPCVYCDKLVPPDARICPFCGKADPAGPIRCPVCRNPIEKGWKLCSHCGLPLWITCQKCGKETFLEIKCESCGAPFIEVCPNPKCKIEQPPFGAKCVKCGKPLR
- a CDS encoding Mrp/NBP35 family ATP-binding protein; its protein translation is MSSANVEDKKSDLKEQEDPCKSCSEKKGSSKCDNCPSAQSSADKAAKKAERDERIMKRLESIKYKIAIVSGKGGVGKSTITASLALNFSMMGYRVGVLDADVSGPNIPHLLGVEGHKLTGSELGIEPAMSRNGVKAVSSEMVLSTSDTPMLWRGPMRTTMVYQFIADVNWGSLDFLLVDLPPGTGDEPLSVMQMIPLDGIVIVSTSSNLSVLDVSKIINMARNLEVPILGLVENMSYLQCPDCDKQIRLFGENKVGQLSKHYGVDLIGQVPVDPQNSGVDELPADGRSLIVTSVRAIAEKIVSILKEKA
- a CDS encoding endonuclease III domain-containing protein, which translates into the protein MIKTIYELLVEEFGEVRWWPSDSDFEMITGAILTQRTRWENVEAAIAGLKRAGLMSPEAMSRASSGSIEDAIRPVGFYRQKARYIKGIAGYFSDHPMKDVFSLPEGPLRAEMLKLRGVGKETADCILLYAARKPVFVIDAYTKRMFGCLGMEGDYDALQDAFEGSMEKDPYVYGQYHGLIVEHGKRYCNKKRCEDCVVKRYKNIAGH
- a CDS encoding YgaP family membrane protein; this translates as MKRNIGTADRMIRLILGLILVAMGIYVWGLPGMLLILAGLFSVYESIAGWCVLYALLGKNTCPVEKI
- a CDS encoding OBG GTPase family GTP-binding protein, with protein sequence MTIEEEIRTIQEEIDKTQKNKATMHHLGRLKAKMARLKDELIKKAMSKGGGDGGYSVKKSGDATVTLVGFPSVGKSTLINKLTDAKSEIGAYEFTTLDVIPGVMEYKDAKIQILDLPGLVKGAASGKGRGREVISVIRSCDLILMIIDVFNYQHIQVLEKELYDAGIRINQTPPDVTITKQIKGGITITSTVELSIDEETIKTVMGEYKMHNALINIREDVNIDQMIDVIRGNRVYIPSIMVINKIDLVDKEQIKMFPKDSIKISADRELNLETLRDVVYDQLGFINVYLKPQGESADMEEPLIMRRGCTVGDVCDRLHKDFRRKFRYAKVWGESAKHAGQRVGIDHSLEDQDVLTIIIQK